One region of Moraxella sp. ZY210820 genomic DNA includes:
- the fusA gene encoding elongation factor G, with translation MARQTPISRYRNIGISAHIDAGKTTTSERILFYTGVSHKLGEVHDGAATMDWMEQEQERGITITSAATTCFWSGMAGQYPEHRINVIDTPGHVDFTIEVERSMRVLDGACMVYCAVGGVQPQSETVWRQANKYKVPRLAFVNKMDRTGANFFRVVEQMKTRLGANPVPIVIPVGAEDTFTGVVDLIEMKSIIWDEPSQGMKFEYGDIPADLVETAQEWRTNMVEAAAEASEELMDKYLSEGDLSKEDIFAGLRTRTLASEIQPMLCGSAFKNKGVQRMLDAVIQFLPAPNDVEAIKGVLDDKDETEASREASDDAPFSALAFKIMNDKFVGNLTFVRVYSGVLKQGDSVYNPVKAKRERIGRIVQMHANEREDIEEIRAGDIAACVGLKDVTTGDTLCDEKNIITLERMEFPEPVIQLAVEPKTKADQEKMSIALGRLAKEDPSFRVYTDEESGQTIIAGMGELHLDIIVDRMKREFGVEANIGKPMVAYRETIRKTVEQEGKFVRQTGGKGKFGHVYIRLEPIDVEETGKEYEFAEEVVGGVVPKEFFGAVDKGIQERMKNGVLAGYPVVGIKATLYDGSYHDVDSDELSFKMAGSYAFRDGFMKADPVLLEPIMKVEVETPEDYMGDIMGDLNRRRGMVQGMDDLPGGTKAIRAEVPLAEMFGYATQMRSMSQGRATYSMEFSKYAETPRNVADGIIAKFQAGGKKGDDE, from the coding sequence ATGGCTCGTCAAACTCCAATTTCTCGTTACCGTAATATCGGTATCTCTGCACACATCGATGCAGGTAAAACAACAACTTCTGAACGTATTTTGTTCTACACAGGTGTATCTCACAAATTAGGTGAAGTGCATGATGGTGCAGCAACAATGGACTGGATGGAACAAGAGCAAGAACGTGGTATTACTATTACGTCTGCTGCAACGACTTGTTTCTGGTCAGGTATGGCTGGTCAATACCCAGAACACCGTATCAACGTAATTGATACTCCAGGACACGTTGACTTCACAATTGAAGTAGAACGTTCAATGCGTGTACTTGATGGTGCATGTATGGTTTATTGTGCTGTAGGTGGTGTACAACCTCAGTCTGAAACTGTATGGCGTCAAGCAAATAAATATAAAGTACCACGTTTAGCATTTGTAAACAAAATGGACCGTACGGGTGCAAACTTTTTCCGTGTGGTTGAGCAAATGAAAACACGTTTAGGTGCAAATCCTGTACCAATCGTGATTCCAGTAGGTGCTGAAGATACATTTACTGGTGTGGTTGATTTGATTGAAATGAAATCAATCATTTGGGATGAACCATCTCAAGGTATGAAATTTGAGTATGGTGATATTCCAGCTGACTTAGTTGAAACTGCTCAAGAATGGCGCACCAACATGGTTGAAGCTGCTGCTGAAGCATCAGAAGAATTAATGGATAAATACTTAAGTGAAGGTGATTTATCTAAAGAAGATATCTTTGCTGGCTTACGTACACGTACATTAGCATCTGAAATTCAACCAATGCTTTGTGGTTCTGCGTTTAAGAACAAAGGTGTACAACGTATGTTGGACGCTGTAATTCAGTTCTTACCTGCACCAAATGATGTTGAAGCAATTAAAGGTGTATTAGATGACAAAGACGAGACTGAAGCATCTCGTGAAGCATCTGATGACGCTCCATTCTCAGCGTTAGCATTTAAAATTATGAACGATAAGTTCGTTGGTAACTTAACATTTGTTCGTGTTTATTCTGGTGTATTAAAGCAAGGTGATAGCGTTTATAACCCAGTGAAAGCAAAACGTGAGCGTATTGGTCGTATTGTACAAATGCACGCAAACGAACGTGAAGACATTGAAGAAATCCGTGCAGGCGACATCGCTGCGTGTGTGGGTTTGAAAGATGTAACCACTGGTGATACATTGTGTGATGAGAAAAACATCATTACACTTGAGCGTATGGAATTCCCAGAACCAGTTATTCAGTTAGCGGTTGAGCCAAAAACTAAAGCAGACCAAGAAAAAATGTCTATTGCTTTAGGTCGTTTAGCGAAAGAAGATCCTTCATTCCGTGTTTATACTGATGAAGAATCAGGTCAAACCATTATCGCAGGTATGGGTGAATTACACTTAGACATCATCGTTGATCGTATGAAGCGAGAGTTCGGTGTTGAAGCGAATATCGGTAAGCCAATGGTTGCATATCGTGAAACAATTCGTAAGACTGTTGAACAAGAAGGTAAATTCGTACGTCAAACAGGTGGTAAAGGTAAATTCGGTCACGTTTATATCCGTTTAGAGCCAATTGATGTTGAAGAAACTGGTAAAGAATACGAGTTTGCTGAAGAAGTTGTTGGTGGTGTGGTACCTAAAGAATTCTTCGGTGCGGTGGATAAAGGTATCCAAGAACGTATGAAGAATGGTGTATTAGCAGGTTACCCAGTTGTAGGTATCAAAGCGACACTTTATGATGGTTCTTACCATGATGTAGACTCTGACGAATTATCATTTAAGATGGCAGGTTCTTATGCCTTCCGTGATGGTTTTATGAAAGCTGACCCAGTTTTACTTGAGCCAATCATGAAAGTTGAAGTAGAAACACCTGAAGATTACATGGGCGATATCATGGGTGATTTAAACCGTCGTCGTGGTATGGTTCAAGGTATGGACGACTTACCTGGCGGAACAAAAGCAATCCGTGCCGAAGTACCGTTAGCTGAGATGTTTGGTTACGCAACTCAAATGCGTTCTATGTCGCAAGGTCGTGCAACTTACTCAATGGAATTCTCTAAATATGCTGAAACTCCACGTAACGTGGCGGATGGCATTATTGCGAAATTCCAAGCTGGTGGTAAGAAAGGTGATGATGAGTAA
- the tuf gene encoding elongation factor Tu, with protein MAKAKFERNKPHVNVGTIGHVDHGKTTLTAAIATICAKNYGGEAKDYSQIDSAPEEKARGITINTSHVEYDSPTRHYAHVDCPGHADYVKNMITGAAQMDGAILVCAATDGPMPQTREHILLSRQVGVPYIIVFLNKCDLVDDEELLELVEMEVRELLSSYDFPGDDTPVIRGSALKALEGDAGQYGESSVLALVEALDSYIPEPERAIDKDFLMPIEDVFSISGRGTVVTGRVETGVIKVGEEVEIVGIKDTAKTTVTGVEMFRKLLDEGRAGENCGILLRGTKREEVQRGQVLAKPGTIKPHTKFNAEVYVLSKEEGGRHTPFLNGYRPQFYFRTTDVTGAIQLKEGVEMVMPGDNVEMSVELIHPIAMDAGLRFAIREGGRTVGAGVVATVIS; from the coding sequence ATGGCTAAGGCTAAGTTTGAACGTAATAAACCACACGTTAACGTGGGCACAATCGGTCACGTTGACCATGGTAAAACAACTTTAACTGCTGCAATTGCAACAATCTGTGCAAAAAACTATGGCGGTGAAGCAAAAGACTATTCTCAAATCGACTCAGCACCAGAAGAAAAAGCACGTGGTATTACCATCAACACTTCTCACGTTGAGTATGACTCTCCAACTCGTCACTATGCACACGTTGACTGCCCAGGACACGCTGACTATGTGAAAAACATGATTACTGGTGCGGCACAAATGGACGGTGCAATCCTTGTTTGTGCAGCAACTGACGGTCCAATGCCACAAACTCGTGAGCATATCTTATTGTCTCGCCAAGTAGGTGTACCATATATCATCGTATTCTTGAACAAGTGTGACCTTGTTGATGATGAAGAATTACTTGAATTAGTAGAAATGGAAGTTCGTGAACTTCTTTCTTCTTACGACTTCCCTGGTGATGATACTCCAGTAATTCGTGGTTCTGCATTAAAAGCATTAGAAGGTGATGCTGGTCAATATGGTGAATCTTCAGTATTAGCTTTAGTTGAAGCGTTAGATAGCTATATCCCAGAACCAGAGCGTGCAATTGACAAAGACTTCTTAATGCCAATCGAAGATGTATTCTCAATTTCTGGTCGTGGTACAGTAGTAACAGGTCGTGTAGAAACTGGTGTTATCAAAGTAGGTGAAGAAGTTGAAATCGTTGGTATCAAAGATACAGCGAAAACAACAGTAACTGGCGTTGAAATGTTCCGTAAATTACTAGACGAAGGTCGTGCAGGTGAAAACTGTGGTATCTTATTGCGTGGTACTAAGCGTGAAGAAGTACAACGTGGTCAAGTATTGGCTAAACCAGGTACAATTAAGCCACACACTAAATTCAATGCAGAAGTATATGTATTGTCTAAAGAAGAAGGTGGTCGTCATACTCCATTCTTAAATGGTTACCGTCCACAATTCTATTTCCGTACTACTGACGTAACTGGTGCAATCCAGTTGAAAGAAGGCGTTGAAATGGTAATGCCAGGTGATAACGTAGAAATGTCAGTAGAGTTAATCCACCCAATTGCAATGGACGCAGGTTTACGCTTTGCGATTCGTGAAGGTGGTCGTACTGTAGGTGCTGGTGTTGTAGCAACAGTTATCTCTTAA
- the cas1f gene encoding type I-F CRISPR-associated endonuclease Cas1f yields the protein MDILKPTELKAILHSKRANLYYLEHCRVMQKDGRVLYLTEGKNENLYYNIPIANTTCILLGTGTSITQAAMRLLASAGVMVGFSGGGGTPLFSACEIEWLSPQSEYRPTEYVQGWLSWWFDDEKRFIQAKTLQFKRLAFIHKIWHKDKEFKSYEFHQQIDELLSHYQKEIPKQNNNTQLLTLEGRMTKELYKIAAKNTNNAGFHRDFDSSDKANAFLNHGNYLAYGLGATTAWVLGIPHGFALMHGKTRRGALVFDIADLIKDAIVLPLAFICAKDNATEQEFRQEVLNYFTDYQVLDFMFDVIKELALKKGF from the coding sequence ATGGACATTCTCAAACCCACCGAACTCAAAGCCATTTTGCATTCCAAACGAGCCAATCTTTATTATTTGGAGCATTGCCGAGTGATGCAAAAAGACGGTCGGGTTTTGTATTTAACCGAAGGCAAAAACGAAAATCTTTATTACAATATTCCCATTGCCAATACCACTTGTATTTTGCTTGGTACAGGCACTTCCATTACCCAAGCGGCAATGCGACTTCTGGCAAGTGCGGGCGTGATGGTGGGATTTTCTGGGGGCGGTGGTACGCCCCTTTTTAGTGCCTGTGAAATTGAATGGCTGTCGCCCCAATCTGAATATCGCCCCACCGAATATGTGCAGGGCTGGTTATCTTGGTGGTTTGATGATGAAAAACGCTTTATTCAAGCCAAAACATTGCAATTTAAACGCCTAGCATTTATCCATAAAATTTGGCATAAAGACAAAGAATTTAAATCTTATGAATTTCATCAACAGATTGATGAATTATTATCCCATTATCAAAAAGAAATTCCTAAACAAAATAACAATACCCAATTATTAACCTTAGAGGGGAGAATGACCAAAGAGCTGTATAAAATCGCCGCTAAAAATACCAATAATGCTGGATTTCATCGTGATTTTGACAGCAGTGATAAAGCCAATGCCTTTTTAAATCACGGCAATTATTTGGCTTATGGGCTTGGGGCAACGACTGCTTGGGTGCTTGGTATTCCACACGGCTTTGCCCTAATGCACGGTAAAACACGGCGTGGGGCTTTGGTGTTTGATATTGCTGATTTAATTAAAGATGCGATTGTCCTGCCGCTTGCCTTTATTTGTGCCAAAGACAATGCGACAGAACAAGAATTTCGTCAGGAAGTGTTAAATTATTTTACCGATTATCAGGTGCTTGATTTTATGTTTGATGTCATTAAAGAGCTGGCATTAAAAAAGGGATTTTAA
- the rpsG gene encoding 30S ribosomal protein S7: protein MPRRRVVAAREILPDPKFGSQTIAKFMNHVMKDGKKSIAESIVYGALERVQEKNKVDPVEFFEATLEKVRPTVEVKARRVGGATYQVPMEVRPSRRTALAMRWLVDAAAKRSEKTMALRLAGELLDAAEGKGAAVKKRDDVHRMAEANKAFSHYRF, encoded by the coding sequence ATGCCAAGACGTCGCGTCGTAGCTGCCCGTGAAATTTTGCCAGATCCAAAATTCGGTAGCCAAACTATTGCTAAATTCATGAACCATGTCATGAAAGATGGTAAAAAATCAATCGCTGAAAGTATCGTTTATGGTGCTTTAGAGCGTGTTCAAGAAAAAAATAAAGTAGACCCAGTAGAATTTTTTGAGGCAACACTTGAAAAAGTTCGTCCTACTGTGGAAGTAAAAGCACGCCGTGTAGGTGGTGCTACTTATCAAGTACCTATGGAAGTACGCCCATCCCGTCGTACTGCTTTAGCAATGCGTTGGTTAGTAGATGCTGCTGCTAAGCGTTCTGAAAAAACAATGGCTTTACGTCTTGCTGGTGAGTTGCTTGATGCGGCTGAAGGTAAAGGTGCAGCTGTTAAGAAACGTGATGACGTGCATCGTATGGCTGAAGCCAACAAAGCATTCTCACATTATCGTTTCTAA
- the ftsY gene encoding signal recognition particle-docking protein FtsY yields MQHTPHSKFSIDADLGDDDVTLPNLPTMEQSQAVEEKKGFFSRMKEGLSKTRKSFTDSMVNILIGGKEIDDELLEEVEEQLLVADIGVEATKTIIANLTERTARGDLIYSHALYKALQEELVALLAPRVKPLQIDSNKRPYVILMVGVNGVGKTTTIGKLAKRLQGEGKKVMLAAGDTFRAAATEQLQIWGERNDIPVIAQGHGADSASVIFDAFESARAKGIDVLIADTAGRLQNKSNLMEELKKVKRVMQKIDATAPHEIMLVVDAGTGQNAINQVEMFDEAVGLTGITITKLDGTAKGGVLFNIATKTRVPIRFIGVGEQIDDLRPFSAKSFVAALFEADKDK; encoded by the coding sequence ATGCAACATACACCACATTCTAAATTTTCAATCGATGCTGATTTAGGCGATGATGATGTAACATTGCCAAATTTACCAACAATGGAACAATCACAAGCAGTAGAAGAAAAAAAAGGTTTTTTTAGCCGAATGAAAGAAGGCTTGAGCAAAACACGTAAAAGTTTTACTGATAGTATGGTTAATATCCTAATTGGCGGTAAAGAAATTGATGATGAATTGCTTGAAGAAGTGGAAGAACAATTATTGGTTGCAGATATTGGTGTGGAAGCAACTAAAACTATAATTGCTAATTTAACAGAACGTACAGCTCGTGGAGATTTAATTTATTCTCATGCTTTATATAAAGCCTTGCAAGAAGAGTTGGTTGCATTATTAGCCCCTCGTGTGAAGCCTTTACAAATTGATAGTAATAAACGTCCTTATGTGATTTTAATGGTGGGTGTGAATGGTGTAGGGAAGACTACAACAATTGGTAAATTGGCAAAACGTTTGCAAGGTGAAGGAAAAAAAGTGATGTTAGCGGCTGGAGATACATTTCGTGCAGCAGCGACAGAGCAATTACAAATTTGGGGCGAGCGTAATGATATTCCTGTGATAGCACAGGGGCATGGTGCAGATAGTGCATCAGTTATTTTTGATGCCTTTGAAAGTGCGAGAGCGAAAGGTATTGATGTTTTAATTGCGGATACTGCAGGACGTTTACAAAATAAAAGTAATTTAATGGAAGAATTGAAAAAAGTTAAACGTGTAATGCAAAAAATTGATGCAACTGCACCACATGAAATTATGCTTGTGGTTGATGCTGGTACAGGTCAAAATGCGATTAATCAAGTTGAAATGTTTGATGAAGCGGTTGGATTGACTGGTATTACCATCACTAAACTTGATGGTACAGCGAAAGGTGGTGTTTTATTTAATATTGCAACAAAAACTCGTGTACCGATTCGTTTTATTGGAGTAGGTGAACAGATTGATGACTTACGCCCATTTTCAGCGAAGTCATTTGTAGCTGCTTTATTTGAAGCTGATAAGGATAAGTAA